A genomic window from Streptomyces sp. NBC_00234 includes:
- a CDS encoding ATP-binding cassette domain-containing protein, which produces MGHLEAGHLEYYLPDGRVLLGDASFRVADGAVVALVGANGAGKTTLLRLLAGELQPHGGSVSVSGGLGVMAQFVGSVRDERTVRDLLVSVAQPRIREAARAVDAAEELILSVDDEAAQMKYAQALSDWAEARGYEAETVWDMCTMAALGVPYEKAQWREVRTLSGGEQKRLVLEALLRGPDEVLLLDEPDNYLDVPGKRWLEGKLKETRKTVLFVSHDRELLSRAAEKIVSVEPSPAGSDVWVHGGGFATYHAARKERFARFEELLRRWEEEHARLKALVLRMRQQAANSPDMANRYHAMQTRFKKFEEAGPPPEPPREQEIKMRLRGGRTGVRAVTCKNLELTGLMKPFDLEIFYGERVAVLGSNGSGKSHFLRLLAGDTSVAHTGEWKLGARVVPGHFAQTHAHPELLGHTLVEILWTEHAKDRGGAMSVLRRYEMERQGDQLFEKLSGGQQARFQILLLELAGTTALLLDEPTDNLDLESAEALQDGLEVYDGTVMAVTHDRWFAKSFDRYLVFGSDGVVRETAEPVWDERRVERVR; this is translated from the coding sequence ATGGGACATCTTGAAGCAGGCCACCTGGAGTACTACCTACCGGACGGGCGGGTGCTGCTCGGCGATGCTTCGTTCCGGGTCGCCGACGGCGCCGTCGTCGCTCTCGTCGGGGCGAACGGTGCGGGCAAGACGACGCTGCTGCGGCTGCTGGCCGGTGAGCTCCAGCCGCACGGCGGTTCGGTGTCGGTGAGCGGCGGGCTCGGCGTGATGGCCCAGTTCGTGGGGTCGGTGCGGGACGAGCGGACCGTGCGGGATCTGCTGGTGTCCGTGGCCCAGCCCCGTATCCGGGAAGCGGCCAGGGCGGTGGATGCGGCCGAGGAGCTGATCCTGTCCGTCGACGACGAGGCCGCGCAGATGAAGTACGCGCAGGCCCTGAGCGACTGGGCCGAGGCGCGGGGGTACGAGGCCGAGACCGTCTGGGACATGTGCACCATGGCCGCGCTCGGCGTCCCGTACGAGAAGGCGCAGTGGCGGGAGGTACGGACGCTCAGCGGTGGTGAGCAGAAGCGGCTCGTGCTGGAGGCGCTGCTCCGGGGGCCCGACGAGGTGCTGCTGCTCGACGAGCCGGACAACTATCTGGACGTGCCGGGCAAGCGGTGGCTGGAGGGGAAGCTGAAGGAGACCCGTAAGACGGTGCTCTTCGTCTCCCACGACCGGGAGCTGCTGTCGCGGGCCGCGGAGAAGATCGTGAGCGTGGAGCCGAGCCCCGCGGGGTCGGACGTCTGGGTGCACGGCGGCGGATTCGCCACGTACCACGCGGCCCGCAAGGAACGGTTCGCGCGCTTCGAGGAGCTCCTGCGGCGCTGGGAGGAGGAGCACGCCCGCCTGAAGGCACTCGTCCTGCGGATGCGGCAGCAGGCGGCGAACAGCCCCGACATGGCCAACCGCTACCACGCGATGCAGACGCGCTTCAAGAAGTTCGAGGAGGCGGGCCCGCCGCCGGAGCCGCCGCGCGAGCAGGAGATCAAGATGCGGCTGCGCGGCGGGCGGACCGGGGTGCGGGCGGTGACCTGCAAGAACCTGGAGCTGACCGGGCTGATGAAGCCGTTCGACCTGGAGATCTTCTACGGGGAGCGGGTTGCCGTCCTCGGATCCAACGGGTCGGGGAAGTCGCACTTCCTGCGGCTGCTGGCCGGGGACACGTCCGTGGCGCACACGGGGGAGTGGAAGCTCGGGGCGCGGGTCGTGCCCGGGCACTTCGCGCAGACCCACGCGCATCCGGAGCTGCTGGGCCACACGCTGGTCGAGATCCTCTGGACCGAACATGCCAAGGACCGGGGCGGGGCGATGTCCGTGCTGCGGCGGTACGAGATGGAGCGGCAGGGGGACCAGCTCTTCGAGAAGCTGTCGGGCGGGCAGCAGGCGCGTTTCCAGATCCTGCTGCTGGAGCTGGCGGGGACGACCGCGCTGCTGCTGGACGAGCCGACGGACAACCTGGACCTGGAGTCGGCCGAGGCCCTGCAGGACGGGCTGGAGGTGTACGACGGCACGGTGATGGCGGTCACGCACGACCGGTGGTTCGCGAAGTCCTTCGACCGGTATCTGGTCTTCGGGTCGGACGGGGTCGTGCGGGAGACGGCCGAGCCGGTGTGGGACGAGCGGCGGGTGGAGCGGGTGCGGTAG